Proteins found in one Actinomycetes bacterium genomic segment:
- a CDS encoding amino-acid N-acetyltransferase, with the protein MTPVVEVRPARTADVVAIRGLVDAYVADRRLLAKATVTLYEDVQEFVVAVADDRVVGCGALHVLWEDLAEVRTLAVAADFQGRGVGSAVLEALIGRARQLGIRRLFCLTFETDFFARHGFVEISGAPVSPEVFAQLLQSYDEGVAEFLDLERVKPNTLGNVRMLRIL; encoded by the coding sequence CTGACCCCGGTGGTCGAGGTACGTCCGGCGCGGACGGCCGACGTCGTGGCCATCCGCGGCCTCGTCGACGCTTACGTGGCCGACCGTCGCCTGCTCGCCAAGGCGACGGTGACGCTCTACGAGGACGTCCAGGAGTTCGTGGTCGCCGTCGCGGACGACCGGGTGGTCGGCTGCGGCGCCCTCCACGTGCTATGGGAGGACCTGGCCGAGGTCCGTACGCTCGCGGTGGCGGCCGACTTTCAGGGGCGCGGCGTCGGCTCGGCGGTCCTCGAGGCGCTGATCGGACGCGCCCGGCAGCTCGGCATCCGTCGGCTGTTCTGCCTGACGTTCGAGACCGACTTCTTTGCCCGGCACGGGTTCGTGGAGATCTCGGGTGCGCCGGTCAGCCCGGAGGTCTTCGCGCAGCTCCTGCAGTCCTACGACGAGGGCGTGGCTGAATTCCTCGACCTGGAGAGAGTGAAACCGAATACCCTCGGGAACGTCCGCATGCTGCGGATCCTGTGA
- a CDS encoding Lsr2 family protein — protein MAQKIQVVLEDDLDGGPADETVVFGLDGTTYEIDLNKKNASKLRDALAPWVGAGRRTGAGRGGARRARGRASRGSQAGDVRTWARENGYQVSERGRISAEIQAAYAAAH, from the coding sequence ATGGCGCAGAAGATCCAGGTGGTTCTCGAGGACGATCTCGACGGCGGACCCGCCGACGAGACCGTGGTCTTCGGCCTGGACGGCACGACGTATGAGATCGATCTCAACAAGAAGAACGCCTCGAAGCTGCGCGACGCACTGGCCCCGTGGGTGGGCGCCGGACGGCGGACGGGTGCCGGGCGCGGCGGCGCGCGTCGGGCCCGTGGCCGAGCGTCGCGCGGTTCCCAGGCGGGCGACGTCCGGACCTGGGCGCGTGAGAACGGCTACCAGGTGAGCGAGCGAGGCCGCATCTCGGCCGAGATCCAGGCTGCGTACGCCGCGGCGCACTGA